In the genome of Populus nigra chromosome 19, ddPopNigr1.1, whole genome shotgun sequence, the window AACTAGGCTGGATAGCATTCTCTATCATCTTCTCAAACAAATTGAGGGCTTTATCACCTCTTCCATCCCTAGCATATGCATTGATCATTGTCATATAGGCAACTTCATCAGGATCCAAACCATCCCTACGCATCCTGTGGAAAAGAGTTTCGGCTTCAGAGATTCTCCTCTGTTGGCTTAGACAAGCAATGATGCAGTCATAGATAGCAACACTAGGTTTTGGTCCCATTTCCTTCATCTGGTCCAAAATACCAAAAGCCGATGCTAGATCCTCTTGTTTACAGTATTCATTTACCATAATCAGATAAGTCTCCAAGTTTGGAACTATGCCCTCATTTTGCATAATGTCCATCAAAGACTTGACATCCTCAAACAGCCCGTCCTGGAATAGACGTTTGATCAAAGAGTTGAAAGTGAAAAGCAAAGGAATGCATCCAGCACTGGCCACATTTTTAAAGCAGGCCAACGCAGTTTCTGTCTTTCCGTCCTCACACAAGGCACTAACATAGATGCTGCCAGCCACATTACATAGATTCAAGTCAATTCTTGCGATTTCTCTCAGAATTAGCTCAATTTCTTGCTCCAAACCTGCACTGGAATTTATCTTATCAGAAATTGAGAGTGAAGAATGGTCCAACCCACATCCGTTCTTGGCAATTGCCTGCAACATCAACAAACAGAGTTGAAGCTCAAGCCCCTTGGGTTCATTCCTCATgagtacaaaaaacaaaacatggtcCGGAACGATTCCACTTCCCAGCATTCTTTCACACAATTCATAAACTTCCAAACACCTATTCTGCTTATAAAGAGCAGCAATTATAGGTGTATAACAATGCACACAGGGAGCCAAATTGCAGAGAACCATGCTATTCAAAAGCATCTTAGCACAATCTAACTTCCCTTGCTTGCAATAATaacaaatcattaaattatAAGTGACCTCATTAGGCTGAATCCCCGAGTCACTCATCAGGCTCCACAATGCCCATGCTTTATCAAACAAGCCCATCTTTAAAAACCCATGAATTAAAGTGTTATAAGTACAAATATCTGGGTCACAGCCCTTCTTTAGCATCCTGAAATAAACCCTCATTGccatcttcatcttcttatTCTTACCATGAGCATTCATTAGTGAAGTATACATCACCTTGTCCACAAAGAAACCTTGCACCTCCATCTCTTCAAAAACCAACTCCGCCTCCACCAACCACCCTGCCTTGCAAAGCCCAAAAAACAATGTCTTAAACATATGCAGAGTAGGCGGCGACCCGGTTCTTTTGCACATTATATCAAACACTTGTATCGCTTCACCCACATACCGTTGATGACACAAACCATTAATCAAAACAGTATAAACCCACATACCCCATTTCACATTAGCATCACTGATCCTAACTAAATAATCAAATGCTTCCAAAAACCTATCTTGCTCGTAAAACCCTTCAAGAATCATGGTACAGGCAGCATTACTAAGCACACAATCATCACTACCAATAAGTCTATCAAAAATCCTTACAGCATCATCTAATTTCCCTAACTTAGCCAAACAAATAATCATAGAATTGACAATATTCGAGTCCGGTTCAATACCTCTAGCAATCACATGATCACGATAAAACTCATGCGCCGATAGAGGCTCACCCAAGTCAACCAATTTCCTAAGGAGCTCACAAGAAATTCCAAGGCCAAGGTCCACGCCACTCGCGGAGGCAAATTCAATGGCGGAAAGTGCATCAGGGACCGTAGGAGAGCTGGCTATGAATCTCTGAATAACTTGCTGGGCAGAGGATAAAAGACCGCGGCGAAGAAGGTCATGGACTAAGGATTGGCAAAGGGAAGTGTGGTCGTTTGAGATTGGTTGTGGGTCTAAAGGGACAGCACAAGTTGAAGTAATTGgtctttttttgggtttgaagtAGAGAGAACGATAGAAAGGCCtcctttttatcatgttttcaaCAATTGGGTTGCTAAATTTTCATGTCAAGATTGGAAATTAATGGAAAAGAAATTGTGGGTTTTGAGTAAAACTATGTGAGCAGGTGATGAAATGGAAGGAGGAATTGGCGGTTTAGCCAGTTCAGAGGATTGAGATGTGCCTGCCTGGGTTTAGGCCTTGGGGTTTTAGGAGCTGATGATCAACCGTTGCATTTGTTTGGAGAGGATTTGGCCCACTACTTATGAGTGGATTATGATTGAATCCCTATActgttaatattttatagtttagtCCTTACACTTTAGAAAATCATAAGTTAATCTCTTTAAGAGTTTATCTGAGTTGACTGTTAATTCCTTTTCAAGTATTAGCATTGCCCTCTTTAAATGCACTTTGGTTTTGCTTATGGTAGGTAATATTGGAAAATTTGAGAAGAAATGGAGGATATTTTAGGAAGAAATGGAGGATATTTTAGGGGAAAAACAATTCGATTATCCCAATGGAATGacttaaattataaacaaataaaaatacagcGGTTcacaattttcttgttttttcaaaattaattaaccatCATCAAAGAGTATTCTAAACCTACTAAATGCATAATTATAACCTAGCATGTTTTATTACGCTCAAATCATGGGATAGTAGCAAGGTAACCCCCAAAATATTTacatttcaattgtttttttaaactgaaaagatgtcattttacataaaaaaaaattattaaaatttgccTAATCAAATCTCACCAGTGTTTACCCAAGTCAAAACCCAATCACCTAAATTTCGCCAGGCCTCATTAATACCAGACATTTCATAAGCAGTAAGCACACATTTACTGTTACTTCTCATCGAAATTGCTCTACCAGGACAGGCATATCTGATTATCTGAAAAGTTTCTTGTCCCATTGGGGGTTTCTGATATTACAAATTATCTGAAGTTCTTACAATGCATTTACAGTAAAACGTataataatttgatgatttcCCAGCAAATTCCATTCCCCTAATTACACTTTGTGAGAGGATCACCCCCTGCCTTGATTACATGACTATTTACCTGGAAACAAATGAGCTAGATCAGGATCATCCAAGTTCACATCCAACCAACCTTGCAATCGCATATATTCAGTATAATGATCTGGTGGCGTCACTGCCCGGCTGGTGGCGTCACTGCCCGGCAATTTCCTGGAGTAAAGCCATGAACCCTCTCAAGATCACGAGCAAGCCACCGGAGATAAGCATGGTCCAATGGAGGCACAACTTTCAAGAGAATCTCTTGCCTGTCCTGGGCCAACGGAAACACGACTTCTCTTTCTTGCTTCGTGGGTTTGTTTCCCATGCTTGACCAGCTTCAGAAAGAGAACAAGCTAGCACGCACCTGTAGTAAATTATACGAAGACATGGAATTGAGGGAATAGATATactagttattaattttatttcatgtttaggATGTGTGCTTTTATTGCATCCACACAAAGTCTCACGTAATTTTGACAGTGCAGCAAGTTGTAGTTGATCAGGATTTAGCAACTTCCTCAAAAATAATCTTTATGAGGCAGTTCTTAGACAAATTGTACCTGAGAAAGTTGGAGGCAGGATAGATAATGTGCATAAAGAATTCATCCCAATGAAAGCATTGCCAGTGCTGTGAGCCATGCTCAAATCAAAAGAGAAGTGGtcctaaatcaaataaatagacaCTCAACATCCTGATGGCTGAGAGGAAGCTACAAATTATGATAATGTCAATCGCTATGGGAATTTTTTGAAACCAATAGTCTCCAAATCAAAATTCCATCAAATAAAAGAGTTGAGGGTTGAATCAAGCTTAAAATCTAGTCTGCAGACAGGAGCTAGTAAACCAGAAGGGATTGGTGATGTGCCGCTAGTGAAACATAACTAACATCCTTGTTGGTattaaaagcaacaaaaatggCACTATCATTGCTAGGAATAGCAACCAGATTCAGCAACAAGCTTGAAGCATGAGAAAGAGTTCATCTTATTTGATATGGTTCGTGCCAAAATAGTGTCCCTCGACACTATCACAAGGCTACGCAGCGTGTTTAAGAACGAAATTCATGCGGGATGTCTTTTAACAAGACATATGATACCTGCCAAGTCCTTGTTTACAAATAAGTAACCATCCACTGAAAAAAGGCAAGTGAGTACCAAAAGTTTCAGCATCAAGTTTCAAACCATAGAGAAATGGTACACGGCTCAAATTCTTTTGCCTAAAATATGCAAGAAAGTAAGAATCTTAAATTAGATTAAATGGTATTTGAAGCGCTAGATAAAGTTCGTTGCATGATTAATGATCTGTGAAAATGAGAACTGGGAGTGGCACAACAAAATTCCTCAGCAGAAATTAAAACAGGAAAATGATTAAGGCTGGTCATGTAAACCTGCTAGGAGGTTCAGATGACACACGACAGCTTTCTACTGGTTCAGGACCAATTTTCAATTTGGAACCATAGGAAAAGCCAGAATTATCATAAGAAGGGACATCTTATCTATACACCATGTTCTGGTCTAGAACACAATGTGAAGACATTAGATATAGAGGGGCAAGGGACATGTCTCCTTgtcctttttgttttaaaaagacaaaagctCACTTCATAAACGTCTCAaggacaaatttattttatgtttttgtcttCATCCCTCCAACCAAACACGTTTCAGTCTCTTCTTTTATCTGTCTTTAAATCTCTTCTTTTATCTGTCTTTTCTATCTTGAGATATTAACCAAACGCAACCTTAATTCTTCTGTACTTGATTCTCTTTTTCCCTCTAATTACACCTTACAAGTTCAATtctattgatgttaaaaatgatgaagataaaatttattcacACTAAGTCTAAAACACTATGCATATACAAACAAatgatccaaaaacaaaaattagatcaaattaGATTACGTTATTAGTTTCTTTCCTTGTATAATTAAAGacaaataataaatgtttagagaatcaataagatttaaatttcaCAAATTAGGTAAGcagctattttttttccatataagcaataaaaaaacctttggtCATGTTCTTTTCTTATTATGGTCCAAAATAAACAAGCCAAGCCCCAATCcaaaaacaatgattttattttattttattccatttctttttattaaattttattccattaattctaaaaaaaaaatatgttttgtcaCCAGCAAAATCTTCTCATTACTTTTCaagagttaaaaaatttaattacatacATAAAATAAGTGTTAGTTTATGTGataatattttcaagtttttacagtaaattctaaagaaaaaaacatagagattgATTATAAATATGAAATTACTCTTAACAATTGTCCTAAAAAACACTTCTTAATGagaaatcaataatttattgtctTAAAAATGGAATTTGAATCGATGAAAGTTAATTTTGAACCAAACACAACAGATTAGATATTGGTCATTGTCTTCTAGAACCAACACAATGGTCTCTGACATTTTATAATGTGGTGAAACTTTAGTTCCTGTGTACTCCATTCTCGTTTTTCCTCTAATTATACCTTACAAATCCAATTCTGttgattttaaaagtgtttaagCTAAAATTTATTCACACCAAGTCTAAAACATTATGcatatacaaataaattattcaaaaaataagattagatcaggctattaatttatttccttGTATATTTGAAGGCAACTAATAAATGTTTAGAGCAtcaataagatttaaattttccCACATTAGGTAAGTAGCTATTTTGTTTCCATGTATATAATCAcagaatcttttaaaataattctattGCTAAATTTGTCGCGGGTGTAGACACCTATAAATTTGTGTTGCATACATGAACTTGAAATACATACGCTCTAGCATCTTCAACAAGTGAGAGTTTAGATAAAAGAATCGAAGATAATGAAGCCAATTGTCTTTCTCTTGATTTCTTGGGTCGCACTATTAAGCCTCTTCACTCCCACTCAAGGTTAGGGGTGATCAAAGTACTGATGAATAGTACTTAACGATTTGATAGatgaatttttgtttgaaaaaatattgaatatgtgcctttctttctttctttgaaaatGCAGGTCAAATCAAATGGTGCCCAAAGACGGCCAGATTTCCAGGGGGGTGTGGAAACAACGGCAGTCAGCAATgcttagttgattttttatcaaactatGGTGCAAGCAGCATGCCAAAGAATTGTGTATGCAAAAATGCAGGATCTCAACGACTGTGCTCATGTGACGTTGTTTGTCAGTAAGATTTGtgtcaaaaaaacaaacaaaatcctGGTGCTTAGCCATGTTTTGTTTCTGAATCTGATGGATGCATAACAAAGTATGGTCAACTAATGTAAGAAGTTgagaaataaaactaataaaaccaTATAATAAGTTCTTTCTGAGTTGATAAACAATTTGTTTTGAGCCCTTTTCAATTCAATATATAATCTCTTAATGCATCTAGATCAAGCTGCTCTTAAGCTGTCGAACTGCATGCTATATCATAAACAGCCAATAATGTATTGCTAAGCCAACTATCAAATACTCATAGTTACAACGATTATCATTTTAACACAGAATTATAGTATAACTTCGATAAATTGACAAGTTAATAACCTCGatgaaacaatatttttgtttgatccgacttaaatttgaagtttaaataatatctcaattaattaataaatttgcaTAGTCCAAGGTGTTAATTTATAGAGTTTTAACTGTGTTGACCAATAATTTTGACACAGAGCACCAACTGTTCTCATTGTATTCTTcagaaaaaatctcaaaaactgCGACATAGAGCATTCTATGAGCTAGATTAAACTAAATGGCCACACCCACATCAGTATTTTACCTCATCGagactatcaaataatatttgctaaatatttgttttcattaaacAAGACCCATGATAGTCTTCTCCTAAAAtatgcagagagagagagagagagagagagagagagagagagcaaacaTAACACAATACGAATCAAAGTGAGCTTATCTTTAACACATAAGAGGCAAGAACTTGGCTTACCTTCGATTCTTGTAGTGTTTGTTCGGCCTTGTGAACCGTGGATGACGACGACTGGTGTTGGGTAACAGAGAAATGAAGCAAGGAAGAGTGAGTTTCGACGTTCTGACTTCCGAGTTTGTTAGGACACCTTTGGAACACGAGACGACATAGTATAGGATAACACAAAGTATCATGTGAATCGTTTTTGTCATGTACTGTGTCTAAATTTTTGGCTGACCGCCCCCTAAAGATAAGCTCACACTCTTTGATGGGACAGaacttattaaaatatatttcttatgtTAGCTGgattcattttctttaaatttgaaattattctttgttttttttttttttttgaattttgaattttgaacttttatttcttatgtCAAACAAGCAAATTCTCTTTCATTAGTCATTTAACTATCGtttgttataatgtttttttagaaaaatattaaatattcaggttagttcaatatgttttttaaaataaaaaagttcaaagtataaattaaaaaatcaatgaaagaaAGATCAATATATTTCATAACATAAAATGAGACATGCATCTGATtgtgaaaattatttatttaaataaataaaagataaatttatatcataaaaaactcatgagttaaaaaataaacacaaataaaattgacTGAATAAACTCACTCTATAAGATATTACGCAAGGTCGAATAAATCGGCAATATAATTGTAAAGtgaatatttgttatttttaaaaatacacttcatttctataaaaaaaaattataaataaattagaatgataacttgaaaaactaaatagaaacaaatcaactaaaaaagacttatattaaaaaaagactagaaaaatcatgacttgagtcatgagatcaggataaacctatgaaaaaaacttgaagataatcacaaaaccaacattttaaaaaaatatagaacaaTAAGACTGTACAAAGCCGAATTCTcgacaaattaaaatttgaaagatgaaatcaggaaaaaaattaattacataaaaagatccaaaaaaat includes:
- the LOC133679344 gene encoding pentatricopeptide repeat-containing protein At5g62370-like isoform X1; translation: MIKRRPFYRSLYFKPKKRPITSTCAVPLDPQPISNDHTSLCQSLVHDLLRRGLLSSAQQVIQRFIASSPTVPDALSAIEFASASGVDLGLGISCELLRKLVDLGEPLSAHEFYRDHVIARGIEPDSNIVNSMIICLAKLGKLDDAVRIFDRLIGSDDCVLSNAACTMILEGFYEQDRFLEAFDYLVRISDANVKWGMWVYTVLINGLCHQRYVGEAIQVFDIMCKRTGSPPTLHMFKTLFFGLCKAGWLVEAELVFEEMEVQGFFVDKVMYTSLMNAHGKNKKMKMAMRVYFRMLKKGCDPDICTYNTLIHGFLKMGLFDKAWALWSLMSDSGIQPNEVTYNLMICYYCKQGKLDCAKMLLNSMVLCNLAPCVHCYTPIIAALYKQNRCLEVYELCERMLGSGIVPDHVLFFVLMRNEPKGLELQLCLLMLQAIAKNGCGLDHSSLSISDKINSSAGLEQEIELILREIARIDLNLCNVAGSIYVSALCEDGKTETALACFKNVASAGCIPLLFTFNSLIKRLFQDGLFEDVKSLMDIMQNEGIVPNLETYLIMVNEYCKQEDLASAFGILDQMKEMGPKPSVAIYDCIIACLSQQRRISEAETLFHRMRRDGLDPDEVAYMTMINAYARDGRGDKALNLFEKMIENAIQPSSYSYTSLISGLVKRK
- the LOC133679344 gene encoding pentatricopeptide repeat-containing protein At5g62370-like isoform X2 — encoded protein: MIKRRPFYRSLYFKPKKRPITSTCAVPLDPQPISNDHTSLCQSLVHDLLRRGLLSSAQQVIQRFIASSPTVPDALSAIEFASASGVDLGLGISCELLRKLVDLGEPLSAHEFYRDHVIARGWLVEAELVFEEMEVQGFFVDKVMYTSLMNAHGKNKKMKMAMRVYFRMLKKGCDPDICTYNTLIHGFLKMGLFDKAWALWSLMSDSGIQPNEVTYNLMICYYCKQGKLDCAKMLLNSMVLCNLAPCVHCYTPIIAALYKQNRCLEVYELCERMLGSGIVPDHVLFFVLMRNEPKGLELQLCLLMLQAIAKNGCGLDHSSLSISDKINSSAGLEQEIELILREIARIDLNLCNVAGSIYVSALCEDGKTETALACFKNVASAGCIPLLFTFNSLIKRLFQDGLFEDVKSLMDIMQNEGIVPNLETYLIMVNEYCKQEDLASAFGILDQMKEMGPKPSVAIYDCIIACLSQQRRISEAETLFHRMRRDGLDPDEVAYMTMINAYARDGRGDKALNLFEKMIENAIQPSSYSYTSLISGLVKRK